Below is a genomic region from Miscanthus floridulus cultivar M001 chromosome 1, ASM1932011v1, whole genome shotgun sequence.
CATATATGAATGATGGTGATAATAACAGAGACATCCATAATTTAATTAGGTTGATCAAGAGATTTCTCATTTTGTTTTTTTATCTCAAAAATTCCGGAGTTCAAATACAGAAATTATCTTTGTAAGTATGTCCATCATCATGATAGTTTTCCAGTACTTTGGTTAACATACAATATACATTCTAGGCAAAATCACCAAGTCCAATAACATAACTTTATCTTTCCTTGCTTTCTGGATAAGGACTTCGAATGAGATGACATCATTCCTCTGACCTCCTCTCAATCACACAAGAagtaaacatcatttaaatgaataCTAATGTTATCCCTAACCTAACCCACAATGTAGTCTAGGGTAGAAAATTTTCGTAACTAGAAGATTTACTTCCATTCCCAGAAGAACGACTCTAATCTTAATTTTATGAATAAGCTAACTTGATTTATCTTCTTTTTTTTGTTGTAGGACAATAATAAAAAAAACATGCTTATGTTGCAATATACCTGCTTATAAAAGATTATATCATTCTATTGTCATGTATGTTTATCAGAAACTATCAACCCAGAATTGTGGCCTTGCCCGGTTAGGTCGAGCCAATGAAAAACAAGGCGTGATTCCACGCTCGCCTAGGCACGCCCAGGCGCAAGGTGGAGCCTTCCCGCAGGGCCTAGGGGGTAAGGCGCACCTCTAGGCACTGGGCGCACCTTCGTGGTGCCTGGGCAGTGAGTAGGCAGAGGCGGTGGCGCCTAGGCGGCAGGAGAGCGCGTGAGTTTTGGTGGGCGGGAGCAGGCAGGAGCGCGCGCGCGAGCAAGCGTTTGCGCGGGAAAGGAAGCGGTCGCGCGGGAAGGAAAAGAGCCCCACACGCTGGTGCTAGAGAGGattagagagagacagagagataaCCGGCCATCTTCTCCCTTCGTGCAGGCCTTCCCGTGCCACCCCTGGAGCTCCAGTGCACCCCAGTCCACCGACCCACCACCGCCCCTAGAGGTCCCGTGAGCCCCCTCCTCGTCGGGCCGCCACTGCTGGTGATCTCCTCACTGCCCCTCACCCCGCCGCTCGGGAACCCCAAGGTAAGGTGAGGACGTGAGGTccgcccgccccctgctcctctCTCCTCTGCTTGGCTGTGCTGTACTCCTCTACTTACTCCTCTGCTCGGCTATGCTATGCTCTCCTCTGCTCGGCTGTTGTACTCCTCTGCTCGGCTGTGCTGTGCTCTCCTCTGCTCGGCTGATCTGTATAAATGCCGAGAGTGTTTAGCTAAACTTGGTGTGCTACCATGATCTGGTTATCAATCTTAGGAGTACAAGTTATCTTCCTTCCTTTTCCTCCTATTTTCCCTCTACATGTATATTGTTGGATTAGTTTTCATGAGAAAGGGAATGAAATACTCAGTGGCTTTTTATCTAAATTTATAAGTAGTTCAGCAGGACTAATTTCACATGCCTCTGTTGCTCTTCATGTAGAATGTCAGTCCAACAATGTGCTCCTCAAATTGAAACTAGTGTTACATCTCGGGAGGAGGTGAATGTCCTGAAAAGGAATTCAGATGATGTTGGATGGGAGTATGGGTTTCTAGTGGATGCAAAcaacaaggacaaggtggagtgCAAATTATGTGGTCATCGAAGCTAAGGAGGGGTCCATCGGTTGAAGGAACATGTGGCCAATGTTGGAACAAATGCGAAGAAATGTAGGAAGAGCACATAGGAGGCTAAAGACAAGTGCAAGAAATCACTAGAAGATTCAAAAAGGAAGATGAAGGAGCAGGCTATTCATGAACTAGAGCTTAGAGAAGACGTGAATGTTTCTCGGGTTGGAACAGAGGATGATGAAGTGACTTGTGTTGGAAGTTCAGAGCCTCACAAATTAGGACCCATTGATAAGTGGACACGTGCTATTGATCCTAAAGCAACAAAATCTGAGTCTTTGAAGCAACAGAAGCTGAACAAGGAACTTTGGAAACAAAGAACACATGAGGTGCATAAATATATTGCAAGATGGGCATATACACATGGTAATTTAATATTATGCATTTTTGTTTTACATTTCAAATTTGAATACATTCCTGAACTACACACTAATTAGTTAATTACACTTTTTTGTATCATATGTAGCCATACCATTCAATGCTTGTGACAATGATGAGTTCAAGCAAATGTGTGAAGCAATTGGATAGTATGGTTCTAGACTTGAACCTCCATCTCTACGTGATCTGTGAGAGAGTTTgctagatgaagaatatgcaagaaCCAAGAGTTTACTACAAGAACGTGAGGCTGAGAAGGTGAAGAATGGGTGCTCTGTTATGACTGATGCTTGGTCAGATAGGAAGAGGAGAAGTATAATGAACCTGTGCACTAACTGTGCTGATGGATCCAGTTTTGTCAGCTCAAAAGAGATGTCAGATGTGTCACACACAAGTGAAGTCATATTTGAACTAGTGGACAAAGCAATTGAAGACATTGGTCCAGATGATGTGGTGCAAGTAGTGACAGACAATGCTTCTAACAACATGGGAGCAAAGAAGCTATTGCTTGAGAAGAGACCAAACATCTTTTGGACCTCTTGTGCAACTCACACAATTAATTTGATGCTCCAAGGAATTAGCAATATGCCACGGTTCAAGAAGGTGATTGACCAAGCAAAGGCATTAACCATATTTGTCTATGGGCACACAAGAACATTGGAGTGCTTGAGACACTTCACAGAGGGGAGAGAGATAATAAGGCCAGGAGTGACTAGGTTTGCTTCAGCTTTTCTCACTTTGAACAGCATACTAGAGAAGAAGGACCAACTAAGAAAGATGGTGGTTCATAATAGGTGGGAcacattgaaggatgtgaaataaAAAAAGGGAAAAGATGCAACAACAACAATATTGAGTCCAACCTTTTGGAAGGATGTGAAGCTGTGTTTGAGTGTTTTTGAGCCATTAGTCAAAGTTCTTTGTTTGGTTGATGGGGATGTGAAGCCATCAATGGGTTTCATATATGGAGAACTACTGAAGGCAAAGAGAGAGATCAAGGAAGCCTATGGCAATGTTCAGTCCCGCTACAACAAAGTTATTGCTATTATTGACAAGAAGATGAAAGGAAGACTTGATTCTCCATTGCATTTGACTGCCTATCTGCTGAATCCATACTACAGCTATGGCAACCCATCAATCTTTGATGATGCCACAATAACAGTAGGTTTTATGAGCTATGTAGAGACTTTTTATCATCATGATGAGGACAAGCAAGATCAGGCTGTCAACACTGAACTAGACAAGTTTCATAATAGAGAATGACCATTTAACAAGAAGCTTGCAAAGACTTGTGAAAAATTTGAGTACAACCCAGATAATTCATATTACATGGTTGTTATAGAGTTGCTGCTATCATTATCATTATCAAGAGGCTAGTTAACTATTTAAGTGGCCTATGAAAAAGTACCTCGGCATCTATCCTTGATTGCCATGGCTGTTAACTATTTAAGTGGCCTATGAAAAAGTAACTCACTATGCTAGCTTCTAAATACATGAGTTGCATAATCTGTAAGCACACTCATGGTCTAAGTAACTTCATAGAGTAGTAACAGTACAGAACTAAATGCAATGAAACAAGTGATTAGCTAGTTAAGACTTAAAAAAAGAGAGCACCTCGCAGACGGTAGGCCACACTAAGATTCTGCATGTATCATACATTACATTGATCAACAAAACAGGGAATTCATGGCAACATGATATAACAACAAAGCCATTATTTCATCTAGCAAgccaaaacacacacacactaaTACTTAGTTACTTTTAGATGCTAATTAGTTTGCAAAGAATCGTTAGCAATTACATCACAGCCACTACCTAAAATATTTAGGTGCATCATCAATCTAGAAGAGTGCACTTATAGAACATTTAAATACTCCAGATCAATCTAGATGAGTTTAGCACACCAACATATTGCAGGTTGAACTGCAACCGCATCAAAGTTAATAATTACATGCTATTGCTATACACCTTATTGCAACTTTTTGTTATCCAGTGCTATTACATGGCTATTATATAGTTTCTGCTCATTTATTTCAGCATCTTGGTGGCGGCTGTATGGAACTGAAACGCCCGCTTTACAGAAGTTGGCAACAAGGATCCTATCTCGGACATCAAGCTCTTCTGGTTGTGAAAGAAATTGGAGTACATTTGAAATGGTTAGTCCCTATCTACTGTCCAGATTTCAGTAGTAAACTTACAGGAATGAAAATAGTTATATGCTCTCATGTTTAATTTGTAGATACACACTAAGAAGAGAAATATGTTTACTACAACCCGACTCAACAAATTGGTCTTTATTCAATTCAACTCCAAGTTGCTTAATAAGAAAGAAAGGATAGCGTCAAAGAAAACCACTGATGTTCTCTTGTCTAGTAAGACAACTGAAGCTCAAGGTTTTCTGTATGAGGATGGAGATGATTGTGCAATAGTTGTCTATAGagatgaggaagatgaggagaTGGAAGTACAAGGATAACTTGGTCTGTTATTGGAGAAGCAGTAGGAACAGACCAACAACTTGAGCTGCATAGAAGTGCAAGAGTGAGACAGCTTTATGAAGGAGAAGAATTTGACTCCGAAGAAGAAGagtttgatgaagatgagaatgaATATATGGAACCCTATTGAAGAAGATATGGCAGTGGGGCTTTATCATGTCATGTTTATCTTTTAATTGTAT
It encodes:
- the LOC136454653 gene encoding uncharacterized protein → MKEQAIHELELREDVNVSRVGTEDDEVTCVGSSEPHKLGPIDKWTRAIDPKATKSESLKQQKLNKELWKQRTHEVHKYIARWAYTHAIPFNACDNDEFKQMCEAIGYFVSSKEMSDVSHTSEVIFELVDKAIEDIGPDDVVQVVTDNASNNMGAKKLLLEKRPNIFWTSCATHTINLMLQGISNMPRFKKDVKLCLSVFEPLVKVLCLVDGDVKPSMGFIYGELLKAKREIKEAYGNVQSRYNKVIAIIDKKMKGRLDSPLHLTAYLLNPYYSYGNPSIFDDATITVGFMSYVETFYHHDEDKQDQAVNTELDKFHNRE